Proteins from a single region of Hordeum vulgare subsp. vulgare chromosome 6H, MorexV3_pseudomolecules_assembly, whole genome shotgun sequence:
- the LOC123401295 gene encoding adenylate kinase isoenzyme 6 homolog produces the protein MAMARRWTAGRRGAARRAGRWEQLRRKSISGGRRLLRLREGRGSIECWRTFARWAGWQKNPGGPKEALAHLSLPVSLRLGLSLVSLTSRIVPWLALSYLRLRRRPLSPRRSVRHPPEYPEMAARRASARARPNVLMTGTPGTGKTTTCSLLADAAGVVHVNIGDLVREKGLHDGWDEDLDCHVINEDLVCDELEDRMEEGGVLVDYHGCDFFPERWFDLVVVLQTDNSILHDRLTSRGYMGAKLTNNIECEIFQVLLEEARESYKEDIVMLLRSDSVEDISKNVSTLTEWINNWRPSQ, from the exons ATGGCGATGGCGAGGCGGTGGACGGCCGGGAGGAGAGGAGCGGCGCGGCGTGCGGGGCGGTGGGAGCAGCTGCGGAGGAAGAGCATTTCGGGTGGAAGACGTCTCCTCCGGCTCCGGGAGGGAAGGGGATCGATCGAATGCTGGAGAACCTTCGCTAGATGGGCCGGCTGGCAAAAGAATCCTggaggcccaaaagaagccctaGCCCATCTAAGCCTCCCCGTCTCTCTCCGTCTCGGGCTCTCTCTCGTCTCCCTTACTAGCCGCATCGTGCCCTGGCTCGCCCTCTCCTACCTCCggctgcgccgccgccccctgtccCCGCGTCGCTCAGTTCGGCATCCACCGGAGTACCCAGAGATGGCGGCGAGGAGAGCCAGCGCACGCGCGCGGCCCAACGTGCTGATGACCGGGACGCCGGGGACGGGGAAGACGACGACGTGCTCCCTCCTCGCCGACGCGGCCGGCGTGGTCCACGTCAACATCGGCGACCTCGTCCGCGAGAAGGGCCTCCACGACGGCTGGGACGAGGACCTCGACTGCCACGTCATCAACGAGGACCTG GTCTGCGATGAGCTCGAGGACAGGATGGAAGAAGGCGGTGTACTGGTAGATTATCACGGATGTGATTTCTTTCCAGAGCGTTGGTTTGACCTTGTGGTCGTGCTTCAGACCGACAACTCAATTCTGCATGATCGCTTGACTAGCAG AGGCTACATGGGTGCCAAGCTCACAAACAACATAGAGTGTGAGATCTTCCAGGTGCTCCTAGAGGAGGCGAGGGAGAGCTACAAGGAGGATATAGTGATGCTGCTGCGAAGTGACAGCGTCGAGGATATCAGCAAGAACGTGAGCACGCTGACAGAGTGGATAAACAACTGGAGACCATCCCAGTGA
- the LOC123404980 gene encoding uncharacterized protein LOC123404980, with amino-acid sequence MSTAPASPSSSPAAEYHCRTKHSLTAGYARGPGRLDWANQPNPFLRFAPSPATPLPNPPPPAAAVPYPALFHAPPPPPRPLSHDSLSDLLFHSLALSAWKSAGGSTWSLRVNPSSGNLHPTEAHVLLEDPRQPGRLVLSHYAPRDHLLEARATLPAADRSALLPSPATAVLALSSVFWREAWKYGERALRYCNHDVGHALAAVALAAAALGWDARLLDGLSDQDLGRLVGVDKGCPATAPPEKIKMVSGKKGPAPWVERQHPDCALLLFPAGSEEPEVDYGRMSNALREFDELEWVGKANALSKDHVVWDLIYKTAEAVRKHQPMPGERFSVSPWNTSAKLSEGLYKDLTAQEVVRRRRSAVDMDGTHVMGKEEFYQILLHCLPSGEVGPGEQQGPQSALPFRVLPWDAEVHAALFVHRVSGLPKGLYFLVRNEEHFDTLRHAMRQDFEWARPEGCPEGLPLYRLMKGDCQRLAMQISCMQDIASHGCFSLGMIARFEPVLDDKGEWMYPRLFWETGVLGQVLYLEAHAVGISATGIGCYFDDAVHEVLGLKDLEFQSLYHFTVGAPVVDNRIMSLPAYPGPGIDA; translated from the exons ATGTCCACCGCCCCCGCCTCCCCGTCCTCTTCACCGGCGGCGGAGTACCACTGCCGCACCAAGCACAGCCTGACGGCCGGCTACGCGCGCGGCCCGGGCCGCCTCGACTGGGCCAACCAGCCCAACCCCTTCCTCCGCTTCGCCCCTTcccccgccacccctctccccaaCCCGCCGCCCCCGGCGGCCGCCGTCCCCTACCCGGCCCTCTTCCAcgcgccgcccccgccgccgcggcCGCTCTCGCACGACTCCCTCTCCGACCTCCTCTTCCACTCGCTCGCCCTCTCCGCCTGGAAGTCCGCCGGCGGGTCAACCTGGTCGCTCCGCGTCAACCCCAGCAGCGGCAACCTCCACCCCACCGAGGCCCACGTCCTGCTCGAGGACCCGCGGCAGcccggccgcctcgtcctctcccACTACGCGCCCCGCGATCACCTCCTCGAGGCCCGCGCCACCCTGCCCGCCGCCGACCGCTCGGCGCTCCTGCCGTCGCCGGCCACCGCCGTGCTCGCGCTCTCGTCCGTCTTCTGGCGGGAAGCCTGGAAGTACGGCGAGCGGGCTCTGCGGTACTGCAACCACGACGTGGGCCACGCGCTGGCCGCCGTCGCGTTGGCCGCGGCCGCTCTTGGGTGGGACGCGCGGTTGCTCGACGGCTTGTCCGATCAGGACCTTGGGAGGCTGGTGGGGGTGGACAAAGGGTGCCCTGCCactgctcctccggagaaaatcaAAATGGTGAGTGGAAAGAAGGGGCCGGCGCCGTGGGTGGAGAGGCAGCACCCAGATTGTGCTCTCCTGCTGTTCCCTGCTGGCTCAGAAGAGCCAGAGGTGGACTATGGGAGGATGAGTAATGCTCTGAGGGAATTCGATGAGTTGGAGTGGGTGGGCAAGGCGAATGCTCTCAGCAAGGATCATGTGGTGTGGGATCTCATTTACAAGACGGCCGAGGCAGTAAGGAAACACCAACCTATGCCTGGGGAGCGCTTCTCGGTGAGCCCGTGGAACACGAGCGCCAAGTTGTCGGAAGGACTGTATAAGGATCTCACGGCGCAGGAGGTGGTGCGGCGGCGGAGGAGTGCGGTTGACATGGATGGGACACACGTCATGGGGAAGGAAGAATTCTATCAGATACTACTGCATTGCTTGCCTTCAGGCGAGGTTGGCCCGGGGGAGCAACAGGGACCACAGAGCGCTCTACCATTTCGCGTGTTGCCGTGGGACGCGGAGGTGCACGCCGCACTGTTTGTGCACCGTGTCTCAGGGCTGCCCAAGGGGCTGTATTTCTTGGTTAGGAACGAGGAGCATTTCGATACATTACGACATGCTATGAGACAGGACTTCGAGTGGGCTCGACCAGAGGGATGCCCTGAGGGCCTCCCACTGTATAGGCTGATGAAAGGGGATTGCCAGAGGTTAGCAATGCAGATATCATGTATGCAG GATATTGCCTCACATGGATGTTTTAGCCTTGGGATGATTGCTCGATTTGAACCTGTGCTGGATGACAAAGGTGAATGGATGTATCCTCGTTTATTCTGGGAGACTGGTGTTCTTGGTCAAGTTCTCTACCTTGAGGCGCATGCTGTAGGGATATCTGCCACGGGGATTGGTTGCTACTTTGATGATGCTG TTCATGAGGTGCTTGGTTTGAAAGACCTGGAGTTCCAAAGCTTGTACCATTTTACGGTGGGCGCCCCTGTGGTTGACAACCGGATCATGAGTCTCCCTGCATACCCAGGGCCAGGGATTGATGCATGA